The DNA sequence CACGAAagatttttgcccaaacaaaaccaaagacgcaaGCAAGGTATGATAGCACTCATCTAACAGATCGGGGTGTCAAAAAATAcgggattatgatgcgaaattaATCAGGGAGactaccaaaaatatttgatcatcaaaaatcctaaatatctaacaacaacctaattagctcttctTACGACAAATGAGACAGGATTTTTTAATAGAGTGGGCatttgcgattttcacctaatttgaaaacttcCTTCTTTGGGTCGGAAGACGGGGTGGAATCCGAAGAAaacgttttcttttgaatgtaTCTTGTTCGAAAATAAATCATAGTTCATTTTTAAATGAGGACTATTTTTAAATGAAGTTCGAACAAAACGCTATGGTAAAATGGTGTATTTCTGTCAAAAATTGAGCAATATCATCTATTGataatttattcaaaattcagTTACTTAACAGTCGGTTCAGATACAAACGGAATGCAGGATCAGAGAGAGAAATTGAGCTATAGATTGTGGTTTAGAACATGTAATACAGGAACTCGCGTCTGAGCGCTTCCTTTTTAGGATCCGCAACTGATGCAGTCGTCTTTATTCTGAATGGAACACACCATGGCCGCCAtatttttctccaatttcttCACATCCCCATTGGCACCATTCGCCTCCTTGACTCCCTCTTTGTTGGTCTCTTTCAACTTGCTCTTGTCCAATGTGAATTGGATGGCTTGAGCAGCTGCCTTGGTCCTCAAGTAGTACATGCCCGTTTTGAGACCCAATTTCCAGCCGTAGAAATGCATGGAGGAGAGCTTGCCATAATTGGGCTCGGCAATATGAACATTCAACGACTGAGATTGATCGATGAACGCCCCGCGATCAGCGGCCATTTCCAGAATGGTCTTCTGAGAAATCTCCCACACGGTCTTGTACAGAGCCTTGATCTCATCCGGGATCTCGGCAATGTTCTGGATGGACCCGTTGCTAGCAATCAGCTCTTGCTTCATGTCATCGTCCCACAAGTCTCTTTCCGTCAGATCTCGTAGCAGGTGTTGGTTGACCACCTGAAACTCCCCCGAGAGCACTCGACGAGAATAGATATTCGACGTGTAGGCCTCAATACCCTCGTTATTGCCCAAAATTTGGGCTGTAGAGGCCGTGGGCATGGGTGCGAGTAGTAGTGAGTTTCTCACACCATGTTTGGCCACCTTCGCTTTGAGAGGAGCCCAATCATGGAGATCGGTGGGCGTAACACCCCACATGTCATATTGGAAGATGCCCTTACTCATGGGACAACCGGGGTAGGTTTCGTATGGCCCGAGCTTTTCGGCCAACTCGCATGAAGCCTCGACGGCTCCGTTATAGATGGTTTCAAAGATCTGTTTGTTCAACAACTTGGCTTCAGGGctgaaacattttggaaaagaaaagttgtgatGACAAACGAATTGGAAAGGAAATGACTGGGTCTACCTTTCAAATGGAAAGCGCATAAGGATGAAGGCATCAGCCAaaccttggattccaatcccaatcgGCCGATGGCGCATGTTCGACTTTCGAGCCTCTGGTACCGGATAGAAGTTGACGTCgatgattttgttcaaattcttgGTCACGATCTTGGAGATCTCTTTGAGCTTGACAAAATCGTACGATTTATCATTCTTTACGAACTGGTTCACCGCAATGGAGGCTAAGTTGCAGACAGCGATCTACATATAAGGAAGCGGCAATAATTCAATGGTCAGTCAATATTCAGGTAAATAATTGTCCCACGAGATCGCACCTCATCCGGCGAACTATACTCCACGATTTCCGTGCACAGATTCGAGCATTTGATGGTGCCCAAGTTCTGTTGGTTGGATTTACGGTTGCAAGCATCCTTGTAAAGCATATAAGGTGTTCCAGTCTCAATC is a window from the Tigriopus californicus strain San Diego chromosome 2, Tcal_SD_v2.1, whole genome shotgun sequence genome containing:
- the LOC131893135 gene encoding ribonucleoside-diphosphate reductase large subunit-like, with translation MVKDGKNRMFVLKRDGREEPVHFDKITSRIEKLCYRLDMDFIDPPAITIKVINGLYPGVTTVELDNLAAETAATMTTKHPDYAILAARIVVANLHKETKKVFSEVVKDLYEMKTHGRPTPMISQTHYEIIQRNAERLNSAIVYDRDFDYQYFGFKTLERSYLLKIDGKVVERPQQMLMRVAVGIHGEDVDSAIETYDMMSQKLFTHASPTLFNAATPRPQLSSCFLLTMSGDSIEGIYDTLKQTALISKSAGGIGLNVHCIRAKGSYIAGTNGQSNGLVPMLRVYNNTARYVDQGGNKRPGAFAIYLEPWHADIFEFLDLKKNHGSEEQRARDLFYAMWIPDLFMKRVEQDGQWSLMCPHECPGLADCWGEEFEELYTKYEKEKKYHQQIPAQKLWYAIIESQIETGTPYMLYKDACNRKSNQQNLGTIKCSNLCTEIVEYSSPDEIAVCNLASIAVNQFVKNDKSYDFVKLKEISKIVTKNLNKIIDVNFYPVPEARKSNMRHRPIGIGIQGLADAFILMRFPFESPEAKLLNKQIFETIYNGAVEASCELAEKLGPYETYPGCPMSKGIFQYDMWGVTPTDLHDWAPLKAKVAKHGVRNSLLLAPMPTASTAQILGNNEGIEAYTSNIYSRRVLSGEFQVVNQHLLRDLTERDLWDDDMKQELIASNGSIQNIAEIPDEIKALYKTVWEISQKTILEMAADRGAFIDQSQSLNVHIAEPNYGKLSSMHFYGWKLGLKTGMYYLRTKAAAQAIQFTLDKSKLKETNKEGVKEANGANGDVKKLEKNMAAMVCSIQNKDDCISCGS